The following are encoded in a window of Salmo trutta chromosome 27, fSalTru1.1, whole genome shotgun sequence genomic DNA:
- the LOC115164678 gene encoding ral guanine nucleotide dissociation stimulator isoform X4, which produces MIMLEKQNSTQEIGEEVEEGAVFTITLRKVQLHQSASKGQRWLGVETDSALSLYETCKVRTIKAGTLERLVEYMVSAFRGKDSTYVTIFLCTYRSFATTKQVLDLLLNRYANLQNQPGIDVHRHTQDDSTELRNTVSSILGAWLDQYSEDFWSPPQYSCLHHLMSYLHHHFPGSDLERRARNLLALLHRRQQCEPDLDVEHIGCPFATQEESGFEDELPALNFLFFDPIMVAEQFTLMDADLFKKVVPYHCLGGIWSQRDKKGKEHLAPTIRATVAQFNCVTNCVITTCLSNPCLKPTQRARLVERWIEVARECRILKNFSSLRAILSGLQCNSLHRLKRTWDEVSRENFRTFRELSEIFSDDNNYSLSRELLVKEGTSKFATLEINPKRAQRRHQQQRDLGVMQGTIPYLGTFLTDLVMMDTAMKDYTESGLINFEKRRKEFEVIAQIKLLQLASNNYSFTQDSFFREWFSGVERLSEAESYTLSCEIEPLSESSSNTTRAKKNGGIMKRWSDRQLTEASCSSAGSSHSKLFDQSHIRPYQRGGGDSGDTLSVTSAGSSGSDLEDVNASFLSDSPDAHERKTSTSSVKHSVSALGKESQTPEPNSTFWESTSLSSLDTSGMGSGSGSSSASSSSVSSTTPLPGASRSHKRSVSAVSCYSTLSLPLYNQQVDDCCIIRVSLDVDNGNMYKSILVTSQDKTPAVISKAMVKHNLEREKTEDYELMQKISEEKELRIPNNANVFYAMNSTANYDFVLKKRGLSKKGRAKSVASSTLPRMKQKGLKIAKGIF; this is translated from the exons ATGATAATGCTGGAAAAACAG AACTCGACACAGGAGATCGGAGAGGAGGTAGAAGAGGGGGCAGTCTTCACCATCACCCTGAGGAAGGTACAGTTGCACCAGTCGGCCAGTAAGGGACAGCGATGGCTGGGCGTGGAGACAGACTCTGCTCTCAGCCTGTATGAGACGTGTAAAGTACGCACCATAAAGGCTGGTACGCTGGAGAGGCTGGTGGAATACATGGTGTCTGCGTTCAGGGGCAAGGACTCCACCTACGTCACCATCTTCCTCTGCACCTACCGCTCCTTCGCCACCACCAAGCAGGTGCTGGACCTCCTACTCAACAG GTATGCCAATCTACAGAACCAACCTGGGATAGatgtacacagacacactcagGATGACAGCACAGAGCTCAGAAA CACTGTGTCATCCATCCTGGGAGCGTGGCTGGACCAGTACTCAGAGGACTTCTGGAGCCCTCCACAGTATAGCTgtctacaccacctgatgtcctACCTGCACCACCACTTCCCTGGCTCCGACCTGGAGCGCCGCGCACGCAACCTGCTGGCCCTCTTGCACCGCAGGCAGCAGTGTGAGCCCGACCTCGACG TGGAGCACATTGGCTGTCCCTTCGCCACGCAGGAAGAGAGTGGCTTTGAAGACGAGCTTCCTGCCCTGAACTTCTTGTTCTTTGACCCCATCATGGTTGCCGAGCAGTTCACACTCATGGATGCG GATCTGTTCAAGAAGGTGGTCCCTTACCATTGCCTGGGGGGCATCTGGTCCCAGCGGGATAAGAAGGGGAAGGAACACCTGGCCCCCACCATTCGGGCCACAGTGGCCCAGTTCAACTGTGTCACCAACTGTGTCATCACCACCTGCCTGAGCAACCCCTGTCTGAAACCCACCCAGCGGGCCAGACTGGTGGAGCGCTGGATAGAGGTGGCCAGG GAATGTCGTATCCTCAAGAACTTCTCGTCCCTGCGAGCTATCCTCTCTGGCCTGCAGTGTAACTCTCTCCACCGACTCAAGAGGACATGGGATGAGgtgtctag AGAGAATTTCCGCACCTTCCGTGAGCTGTCAGAGATCTTCTCAGATGACAACAACTACTCTCTAAGCCGAGAGCTGCTGGTCAAG gaggGCACCTCCAAATTTGCCACCCTGGAAATCAACCCTAAACGAGCGCAGAGGAGACACCAACAGCAGAGAGACTTG GGGGTGATGCAGGGGACCATTCCTTACCTGGGCACCTTCCTCACTGACCTGGTCATGATGGACACAGCTATGAAAGATTACACAGAG AGTGGACTCATCAACTTTGAGAAGCGACGAAAG GAGTTTGAGGTGATAGCTCAGATTAAGCTGCTGCAGCTGGCATCCAACAACTACAGTTTCACCCAGGACAGCTTCTTCAGGGAGTGGTTCTCAGGAGTGGAGAGACTCAGTGAggcagagag CTACACTCTGTCCTGTGAGATTGAACCACTGTCAGAGTCATCCAGCAATACTACCAGAGCCAAGAAAAATGGCGGCATCATGAAACGCTGGAGCGA TCGCCAGTTAACTGAGGCCAGCTGCAGCAGTGCAGGAAGCTCCCATTCCAAGTTGTTTGACCAGTCCCACATCAGACCGTACCAGAGGGGGGGAGGTGATAGTGGGGACACCCTCAGCGTCACCTCAGCTGGCTCCAGTGGCTCTGACCTGGAGGATGTCAACGCCAGCTTCTTGTCTGACTCTCCGGATGCCCACGAGAGAAAG ACCTCTACATCCTCAGTAAAACATTCCGTCTCTGCTTTGGGGAAAGAAAGCCAGACTCCTGAGCCCAACTCCACG tttTGGGAGTCCACCTCCCTGTCTTCTCTAGACACCTCAGGGATGGGTTCTGGTTCGGGCTCCAGCAGCGCCTCGTCCTCCTCTGTgtcctccaccactcctctcccagGTGCCTCCCGCTCCCACAAGCGCTCCGTCTCAGCCGTGTCCTGCTACTCTACACTCTCACTGCCCCTCTACAACCAGCAGGTGGATGACTGCTGCATCATCAGAGTCAGCCTAGACGTGGACAACGGCAACATGTACAAGAGCATCCTG GTGACCAGTCAGGACAAGACACCAGCAGTCATCAGTAAAGCCATGGTGAAACACAACCTGGAGCGAGAGAAAACGGAGGACTATGAGTTGATGCAGAAAATCTCTGAAGAAAAAG AGCTGCGGATCCCAAACAATGCCAACGTTTTCTATGCCATGAACTCTACCGCCAACTATGACTTTGTGCTGAAGAAACGTGGCTTGTCCAAGAAAGGCCGGGCCAAGAGTGTAGCCAGCTCCACGCTGCCCCGCATGAAGCAGAAGGGCCTAAAAATCGCCAAAGGGATCTTCTGA
- the LOC115164678 gene encoding ral guanine nucleotide dissociation stimulator isoform X1 translates to MVHFMGMCSDAQSIKSGYLDEMFDAGTWKVRNIWDGVKLEVGEDESPVVLNSFTHLDPDLPLFENSTQEIGEEVEEGAVFTITLRKVQLHQSASKGQRWLGVETDSALSLYETCKVRTIKAGTLERLVEYMVSAFRGKDSTYVTIFLCTYRSFATTKQVLDLLLNRYANLQNQPGIDVHRHTQDDSTELRNTVSSILGAWLDQYSEDFWSPPQYSCLHHLMSYLHHHFPGSDLERRARNLLALLHRRQQCEPDLDVEHIGCPFATQEESGFEDELPALNFLFFDPIMVAEQFTLMDADLFKKVVPYHCLGGIWSQRDKKGKEHLAPTIRATVAQFNCVTNCVITTCLSNPCLKPTQRARLVERWIEVARECRILKNFSSLRAILSGLQCNSLHRLKRTWDEVSRENFRTFRELSEIFSDDNNYSLSRELLVKEGTSKFATLEINPKRAQRRHQQQRDLGVMQGTIPYLGTFLTDLVMMDTAMKDYTESGLINFEKRRKEFEVIAQIKLLQLASNNYSFTQDSFFREWFSGVERLSEAESYTLSCEIEPLSESSSNTTRAKKNGGIMKRWSDRQLTEASCSSAGSSHSKLFDQSHIRPYQRGGGDSGDTLSVTSAGSSGSDLEDVNASFLSDSPDAHERKTSTSSVKHSVSALGKESQTPEPNSTFWESTSLSSLDTSGMGSGSGSSSASSSSVSSTTPLPGASRSHKRSVSAVSCYSTLSLPLYNQQVDDCCIIRVSLDVDNGNMYKSILVTSQDKTPAVISKAMVKHNLEREKTEDYELMQKISEEKELRIPNNANVFYAMNSTANYDFVLKKRGLSKKGRAKSVASSTLPRMKQKGLKIAKGIF, encoded by the exons ATGGTCCACTTTATGGGGATGTGCTCTGATGCGCAAAGCATCAAATCGGGATACCTCGATGAGATGTTCGATGCTGGAACATGGAAGGTGCGCAATATTTGGGATGGCGTAAAGCTGGAGGTTGGCGAGGACGAAAGCCCGGTGGTCCTTAACAGTTTCACACATTTGGACCCTGACCTACCACTATTTGAG AACTCGACACAGGAGATCGGAGAGGAGGTAGAAGAGGGGGCAGTCTTCACCATCACCCTGAGGAAGGTACAGTTGCACCAGTCGGCCAGTAAGGGACAGCGATGGCTGGGCGTGGAGACAGACTCTGCTCTCAGCCTGTATGAGACGTGTAAAGTACGCACCATAAAGGCTGGTACGCTGGAGAGGCTGGTGGAATACATGGTGTCTGCGTTCAGGGGCAAGGACTCCACCTACGTCACCATCTTCCTCTGCACCTACCGCTCCTTCGCCACCACCAAGCAGGTGCTGGACCTCCTACTCAACAG GTATGCCAATCTACAGAACCAACCTGGGATAGatgtacacagacacactcagGATGACAGCACAGAGCTCAGAAA CACTGTGTCATCCATCCTGGGAGCGTGGCTGGACCAGTACTCAGAGGACTTCTGGAGCCCTCCACAGTATAGCTgtctacaccacctgatgtcctACCTGCACCACCACTTCCCTGGCTCCGACCTGGAGCGCCGCGCACGCAACCTGCTGGCCCTCTTGCACCGCAGGCAGCAGTGTGAGCCCGACCTCGACG TGGAGCACATTGGCTGTCCCTTCGCCACGCAGGAAGAGAGTGGCTTTGAAGACGAGCTTCCTGCCCTGAACTTCTTGTTCTTTGACCCCATCATGGTTGCCGAGCAGTTCACACTCATGGATGCG GATCTGTTCAAGAAGGTGGTCCCTTACCATTGCCTGGGGGGCATCTGGTCCCAGCGGGATAAGAAGGGGAAGGAACACCTGGCCCCCACCATTCGGGCCACAGTGGCCCAGTTCAACTGTGTCACCAACTGTGTCATCACCACCTGCCTGAGCAACCCCTGTCTGAAACCCACCCAGCGGGCCAGACTGGTGGAGCGCTGGATAGAGGTGGCCAGG GAATGTCGTATCCTCAAGAACTTCTCGTCCCTGCGAGCTATCCTCTCTGGCCTGCAGTGTAACTCTCTCCACCGACTCAAGAGGACATGGGATGAGgtgtctag AGAGAATTTCCGCACCTTCCGTGAGCTGTCAGAGATCTTCTCAGATGACAACAACTACTCTCTAAGCCGAGAGCTGCTGGTCAAG gaggGCACCTCCAAATTTGCCACCCTGGAAATCAACCCTAAACGAGCGCAGAGGAGACACCAACAGCAGAGAGACTTG GGGGTGATGCAGGGGACCATTCCTTACCTGGGCACCTTCCTCACTGACCTGGTCATGATGGACACAGCTATGAAAGATTACACAGAG AGTGGACTCATCAACTTTGAGAAGCGACGAAAG GAGTTTGAGGTGATAGCTCAGATTAAGCTGCTGCAGCTGGCATCCAACAACTACAGTTTCACCCAGGACAGCTTCTTCAGGGAGTGGTTCTCAGGAGTGGAGAGACTCAGTGAggcagagag CTACACTCTGTCCTGTGAGATTGAACCACTGTCAGAGTCATCCAGCAATACTACCAGAGCCAAGAAAAATGGCGGCATCATGAAACGCTGGAGCGA TCGCCAGTTAACTGAGGCCAGCTGCAGCAGTGCAGGAAGCTCCCATTCCAAGTTGTTTGACCAGTCCCACATCAGACCGTACCAGAGGGGGGGAGGTGATAGTGGGGACACCCTCAGCGTCACCTCAGCTGGCTCCAGTGGCTCTGACCTGGAGGATGTCAACGCCAGCTTCTTGTCTGACTCTCCGGATGCCCACGAGAGAAAG ACCTCTACATCCTCAGTAAAACATTCCGTCTCTGCTTTGGGGAAAGAAAGCCAGACTCCTGAGCCCAACTCCACG tttTGGGAGTCCACCTCCCTGTCTTCTCTAGACACCTCAGGGATGGGTTCTGGTTCGGGCTCCAGCAGCGCCTCGTCCTCCTCTGTgtcctccaccactcctctcccagGTGCCTCCCGCTCCCACAAGCGCTCCGTCTCAGCCGTGTCCTGCTACTCTACACTCTCACTGCCCCTCTACAACCAGCAGGTGGATGACTGCTGCATCATCAGAGTCAGCCTAGACGTGGACAACGGCAACATGTACAAGAGCATCCTG GTGACCAGTCAGGACAAGACACCAGCAGTCATCAGTAAAGCCATGGTGAAACACAACCTGGAGCGAGAGAAAACGGAGGACTATGAGTTGATGCAGAAAATCTCTGAAGAAAAAG AGCTGCGGATCCCAAACAATGCCAACGTTTTCTATGCCATGAACTCTACCGCCAACTATGACTTTGTGCTGAAGAAACGTGGCTTGTCCAAGAAAGGCCGGGCCAAGAGTGTAGCCAGCTCCACGCTGCCCCGCATGAAGCAGAAGGGCCTAAAAATCGCCAAAGGGATCTTCTGA
- the LOC115164678 gene encoding ral guanine nucleotide dissociation stimulator isoform X2, with amino-acid sequence MWAQWTCGLLRSGGCCRTQSMCQAAFITVRHREVDRQNSTQEIGEEVEEGAVFTITLRKVQLHQSASKGQRWLGVETDSALSLYETCKVRTIKAGTLERLVEYMVSAFRGKDSTYVTIFLCTYRSFATTKQVLDLLLNRYANLQNQPGIDVHRHTQDDSTELRNTVSSILGAWLDQYSEDFWSPPQYSCLHHLMSYLHHHFPGSDLERRARNLLALLHRRQQCEPDLDVEHIGCPFATQEESGFEDELPALNFLFFDPIMVAEQFTLMDADLFKKVVPYHCLGGIWSQRDKKGKEHLAPTIRATVAQFNCVTNCVITTCLSNPCLKPTQRARLVERWIEVARECRILKNFSSLRAILSGLQCNSLHRLKRTWDEVSRENFRTFRELSEIFSDDNNYSLSRELLVKEGTSKFATLEINPKRAQRRHQQQRDLGVMQGTIPYLGTFLTDLVMMDTAMKDYTESGLINFEKRRKEFEVIAQIKLLQLASNNYSFTQDSFFREWFSGVERLSEAESYTLSCEIEPLSESSSNTTRAKKNGGIMKRWSDRQLTEASCSSAGSSHSKLFDQSHIRPYQRGGGDSGDTLSVTSAGSSGSDLEDVNASFLSDSPDAHERKTSTSSVKHSVSALGKESQTPEPNSTFWESTSLSSLDTSGMGSGSGSSSASSSSVSSTTPLPGASRSHKRSVSAVSCYSTLSLPLYNQQVDDCCIIRVSLDVDNGNMYKSILVTSQDKTPAVISKAMVKHNLEREKTEDYELMQKISEEKELRIPNNANVFYAMNSTANYDFVLKKRGLSKKGRAKSVASSTLPRMKQKGLKIAKGIF; translated from the exons ATGTGGGCTCAGTGGACCTGTGGACTGCTCAGGAGTGGAGGCTGCTGTAGGACTCAGTCTATGTGCCAGGctgccttcattactgtgagacacagagaggtagacagacag AACTCGACACAGGAGATCGGAGAGGAGGTAGAAGAGGGGGCAGTCTTCACCATCACCCTGAGGAAGGTACAGTTGCACCAGTCGGCCAGTAAGGGACAGCGATGGCTGGGCGTGGAGACAGACTCTGCTCTCAGCCTGTATGAGACGTGTAAAGTACGCACCATAAAGGCTGGTACGCTGGAGAGGCTGGTGGAATACATGGTGTCTGCGTTCAGGGGCAAGGACTCCACCTACGTCACCATCTTCCTCTGCACCTACCGCTCCTTCGCCACCACCAAGCAGGTGCTGGACCTCCTACTCAACAG GTATGCCAATCTACAGAACCAACCTGGGATAGatgtacacagacacactcagGATGACAGCACAGAGCTCAGAAA CACTGTGTCATCCATCCTGGGAGCGTGGCTGGACCAGTACTCAGAGGACTTCTGGAGCCCTCCACAGTATAGCTgtctacaccacctgatgtcctACCTGCACCACCACTTCCCTGGCTCCGACCTGGAGCGCCGCGCACGCAACCTGCTGGCCCTCTTGCACCGCAGGCAGCAGTGTGAGCCCGACCTCGACG TGGAGCACATTGGCTGTCCCTTCGCCACGCAGGAAGAGAGTGGCTTTGAAGACGAGCTTCCTGCCCTGAACTTCTTGTTCTTTGACCCCATCATGGTTGCCGAGCAGTTCACACTCATGGATGCG GATCTGTTCAAGAAGGTGGTCCCTTACCATTGCCTGGGGGGCATCTGGTCCCAGCGGGATAAGAAGGGGAAGGAACACCTGGCCCCCACCATTCGGGCCACAGTGGCCCAGTTCAACTGTGTCACCAACTGTGTCATCACCACCTGCCTGAGCAACCCCTGTCTGAAACCCACCCAGCGGGCCAGACTGGTGGAGCGCTGGATAGAGGTGGCCAGG GAATGTCGTATCCTCAAGAACTTCTCGTCCCTGCGAGCTATCCTCTCTGGCCTGCAGTGTAACTCTCTCCACCGACTCAAGAGGACATGGGATGAGgtgtctag AGAGAATTTCCGCACCTTCCGTGAGCTGTCAGAGATCTTCTCAGATGACAACAACTACTCTCTAAGCCGAGAGCTGCTGGTCAAG gaggGCACCTCCAAATTTGCCACCCTGGAAATCAACCCTAAACGAGCGCAGAGGAGACACCAACAGCAGAGAGACTTG GGGGTGATGCAGGGGACCATTCCTTACCTGGGCACCTTCCTCACTGACCTGGTCATGATGGACACAGCTATGAAAGATTACACAGAG AGTGGACTCATCAACTTTGAGAAGCGACGAAAG GAGTTTGAGGTGATAGCTCAGATTAAGCTGCTGCAGCTGGCATCCAACAACTACAGTTTCACCCAGGACAGCTTCTTCAGGGAGTGGTTCTCAGGAGTGGAGAGACTCAGTGAggcagagag CTACACTCTGTCCTGTGAGATTGAACCACTGTCAGAGTCATCCAGCAATACTACCAGAGCCAAGAAAAATGGCGGCATCATGAAACGCTGGAGCGA TCGCCAGTTAACTGAGGCCAGCTGCAGCAGTGCAGGAAGCTCCCATTCCAAGTTGTTTGACCAGTCCCACATCAGACCGTACCAGAGGGGGGGAGGTGATAGTGGGGACACCCTCAGCGTCACCTCAGCTGGCTCCAGTGGCTCTGACCTGGAGGATGTCAACGCCAGCTTCTTGTCTGACTCTCCGGATGCCCACGAGAGAAAG ACCTCTACATCCTCAGTAAAACATTCCGTCTCTGCTTTGGGGAAAGAAAGCCAGACTCCTGAGCCCAACTCCACG tttTGGGAGTCCACCTCCCTGTCTTCTCTAGACACCTCAGGGATGGGTTCTGGTTCGGGCTCCAGCAGCGCCTCGTCCTCCTCTGTgtcctccaccactcctctcccagGTGCCTCCCGCTCCCACAAGCGCTCCGTCTCAGCCGTGTCCTGCTACTCTACACTCTCACTGCCCCTCTACAACCAGCAGGTGGATGACTGCTGCATCATCAGAGTCAGCCTAGACGTGGACAACGGCAACATGTACAAGAGCATCCTG GTGACCAGTCAGGACAAGACACCAGCAGTCATCAGTAAAGCCATGGTGAAACACAACCTGGAGCGAGAGAAAACGGAGGACTATGAGTTGATGCAGAAAATCTCTGAAGAAAAAG AGCTGCGGATCCCAAACAATGCCAACGTTTTCTATGCCATGAACTCTACCGCCAACTATGACTTTGTGCTGAAGAAACGTGGCTTGTCCAAGAAAGGCCGGGCCAAGAGTGTAGCCAGCTCCACGCTGCCCCGCATGAAGCAGAAGGGCCTAAAAATCGCCAAAGGGATCTTCTGA
- the LOC115164678 gene encoding ral guanine nucleotide dissociation stimulator isoform X3, translating to METKSLSSFHKALAQPVKMCMFDFPVNILDDLNSTQEIGEEVEEGAVFTITLRKVQLHQSASKGQRWLGVETDSALSLYETCKVRTIKAGTLERLVEYMVSAFRGKDSTYVTIFLCTYRSFATTKQVLDLLLNRYANLQNQPGIDVHRHTQDDSTELRNTVSSILGAWLDQYSEDFWSPPQYSCLHHLMSYLHHHFPGSDLERRARNLLALLHRRQQCEPDLDVEHIGCPFATQEESGFEDELPALNFLFFDPIMVAEQFTLMDADLFKKVVPYHCLGGIWSQRDKKGKEHLAPTIRATVAQFNCVTNCVITTCLSNPCLKPTQRARLVERWIEVARECRILKNFSSLRAILSGLQCNSLHRLKRTWDEVSRENFRTFRELSEIFSDDNNYSLSRELLVKEGTSKFATLEINPKRAQRRHQQQRDLGVMQGTIPYLGTFLTDLVMMDTAMKDYTESGLINFEKRRKEFEVIAQIKLLQLASNNYSFTQDSFFREWFSGVERLSEAESYTLSCEIEPLSESSSNTTRAKKNGGIMKRWSDRQLTEASCSSAGSSHSKLFDQSHIRPYQRGGGDSGDTLSVTSAGSSGSDLEDVNASFLSDSPDAHERKTSTSSVKHSVSALGKESQTPEPNSTFWESTSLSSLDTSGMGSGSGSSSASSSSVSSTTPLPGASRSHKRSVSAVSCYSTLSLPLYNQQVDDCCIIRVSLDVDNGNMYKSILVTSQDKTPAVISKAMVKHNLEREKTEDYELMQKISEEKELRIPNNANVFYAMNSTANYDFVLKKRGLSKKGRAKSVASSTLPRMKQKGLKIAKGIF from the exons ATGGAGACCAAGTCCCTCTCCAGTTTTCACAAAGCCCTGGCTCAGCCAGTCAAGATGTGTATGTTTGATTTCCCTGTCAACATACTGGATGATCTG AACTCGACACAGGAGATCGGAGAGGAGGTAGAAGAGGGGGCAGTCTTCACCATCACCCTGAGGAAGGTACAGTTGCACCAGTCGGCCAGTAAGGGACAGCGATGGCTGGGCGTGGAGACAGACTCTGCTCTCAGCCTGTATGAGACGTGTAAAGTACGCACCATAAAGGCTGGTACGCTGGAGAGGCTGGTGGAATACATGGTGTCTGCGTTCAGGGGCAAGGACTCCACCTACGTCACCATCTTCCTCTGCACCTACCGCTCCTTCGCCACCACCAAGCAGGTGCTGGACCTCCTACTCAACAG GTATGCCAATCTACAGAACCAACCTGGGATAGatgtacacagacacactcagGATGACAGCACAGAGCTCAGAAA CACTGTGTCATCCATCCTGGGAGCGTGGCTGGACCAGTACTCAGAGGACTTCTGGAGCCCTCCACAGTATAGCTgtctacaccacctgatgtcctACCTGCACCACCACTTCCCTGGCTCCGACCTGGAGCGCCGCGCACGCAACCTGCTGGCCCTCTTGCACCGCAGGCAGCAGTGTGAGCCCGACCTCGACG TGGAGCACATTGGCTGTCCCTTCGCCACGCAGGAAGAGAGTGGCTTTGAAGACGAGCTTCCTGCCCTGAACTTCTTGTTCTTTGACCCCATCATGGTTGCCGAGCAGTTCACACTCATGGATGCG GATCTGTTCAAGAAGGTGGTCCCTTACCATTGCCTGGGGGGCATCTGGTCCCAGCGGGATAAGAAGGGGAAGGAACACCTGGCCCCCACCATTCGGGCCACAGTGGCCCAGTTCAACTGTGTCACCAACTGTGTCATCACCACCTGCCTGAGCAACCCCTGTCTGAAACCCACCCAGCGGGCCAGACTGGTGGAGCGCTGGATAGAGGTGGCCAGG GAATGTCGTATCCTCAAGAACTTCTCGTCCCTGCGAGCTATCCTCTCTGGCCTGCAGTGTAACTCTCTCCACCGACTCAAGAGGACATGGGATGAGgtgtctag AGAGAATTTCCGCACCTTCCGTGAGCTGTCAGAGATCTTCTCAGATGACAACAACTACTCTCTAAGCCGAGAGCTGCTGGTCAAG gaggGCACCTCCAAATTTGCCACCCTGGAAATCAACCCTAAACGAGCGCAGAGGAGACACCAACAGCAGAGAGACTTG GGGGTGATGCAGGGGACCATTCCTTACCTGGGCACCTTCCTCACTGACCTGGTCATGATGGACACAGCTATGAAAGATTACACAGAG AGTGGACTCATCAACTTTGAGAAGCGACGAAAG GAGTTTGAGGTGATAGCTCAGATTAAGCTGCTGCAGCTGGCATCCAACAACTACAGTTTCACCCAGGACAGCTTCTTCAGGGAGTGGTTCTCAGGAGTGGAGAGACTCAGTGAggcagagag CTACACTCTGTCCTGTGAGATTGAACCACTGTCAGAGTCATCCAGCAATACTACCAGAGCCAAGAAAAATGGCGGCATCATGAAACGCTGGAGCGA TCGCCAGTTAACTGAGGCCAGCTGCAGCAGTGCAGGAAGCTCCCATTCCAAGTTGTTTGACCAGTCCCACATCAGACCGTACCAGAGGGGGGGAGGTGATAGTGGGGACACCCTCAGCGTCACCTCAGCTGGCTCCAGTGGCTCTGACCTGGAGGATGTCAACGCCAGCTTCTTGTCTGACTCTCCGGATGCCCACGAGAGAAAG ACCTCTACATCCTCAGTAAAACATTCCGTCTCTGCTTTGGGGAAAGAAAGCCAGACTCCTGAGCCCAACTCCACG tttTGGGAGTCCACCTCCCTGTCTTCTCTAGACACCTCAGGGATGGGTTCTGGTTCGGGCTCCAGCAGCGCCTCGTCCTCCTCTGTgtcctccaccactcctctcccagGTGCCTCCCGCTCCCACAAGCGCTCCGTCTCAGCCGTGTCCTGCTACTCTACACTCTCACTGCCCCTCTACAACCAGCAGGTGGATGACTGCTGCATCATCAGAGTCAGCCTAGACGTGGACAACGGCAACATGTACAAGAGCATCCTG GTGACCAGTCAGGACAAGACACCAGCAGTCATCAGTAAAGCCATGGTGAAACACAACCTGGAGCGAGAGAAAACGGAGGACTATGAGTTGATGCAGAAAATCTCTGAAGAAAAAG AGCTGCGGATCCCAAACAATGCCAACGTTTTCTATGCCATGAACTCTACCGCCAACTATGACTTTGTGCTGAAGAAACGTGGCTTGTCCAAGAAAGGCCGGGCCAAGAGTGTAGCCAGCTCCACGCTGCCCCGCATGAAGCAGAAGGGCCTAAAAATCGCCAAAGGGATCTTCTGA